The DNA window GATTGCTTTGCGGCGCAGCCGATCGATCAGGCGTTGATTGTCGGCAGCGTGAGTATCCCGAGGGTAGCGCAGATCGCGGACAAAGATGTCGGAATCGAGGAAGACGCGTTTCATAAGCCCCGCCGGCGTGCAGCGCGCACTTCCTCTTCGGGTAACGGGGCGTCAGGGCTTGCGCGACATTTGCGATAAATTTCGGCCCAGTCGATTGCGATGCGCGGCTGTTTGCCGCGACGCAGGGCCTCCGTGAGTTGTTCCACGGAGAGACAGGTGGTGTGCTGGGTGGCCAGCAGTT is part of the Deltaproteobacteria bacterium genome and encodes:
- a CDS encoding ribbon-helix-helix protein, CopG family → MSNALTIKLSPSLLQRLSAAATHAGLSKGALLRQALEKLLATQHTTCLSVEQLTEALRRGKQPRIAIDWAEIYRKCRASPDAPLPEEEVRAARRRGL